TATTCAAAAGAAAATGTAAAAGTTCAATTTCTTACTGATGGAGTTGATGGAAATACTGCAACAATAATTCAGAATTATGTCAATGGCGCAACAGCAAATTTTAATTCACAAAAAACAAACTACATTCTTTCTCAAAAAGGATTAAAATCTTATATGCCTTTTGATTTTCATCCAATATTTTGGTTTAATAAAGATCTTCAAACAACAAGATTTTTAATTCCCGGATTGATTGCAATGATACTTGTAATTGTTGCAGTAGTTAGTGTTTCACTTTCTTTAGTTCGTGAAAAAGAACGCGGAACTATTGAGCAAATTAATGTTTCGCCGATTAATATTATTGAGCTGCTATTAGGTAAGACTTTTCCTTACATTATTGTTGCATTGTTCAACGCAGTATTTATTTTGATATTTGGTTATTTACTTTTTAACGTAGAAATTAAAGGCAATTATTTTCTATTAGCATTTACAACTATTATATTTTTATTCACATCAACAAGTATTGGAATTTTTATTTCCACAATTTCAGATTCTCAACAAATTGCATTTACAATTGCTACAATGGTTTCGCTATTGCCTTCTGTAATTTTATCCGGTTTTATTTTTCCCATTGAAAGCATGCCGCCTTTTATTCAAATAATTACAAACATTACTCCGGCAAAATTCTTTATTCAAATTCTAAGAGCGATTATTTTGCGTGGTGTTGGCATTGAAGCAATTTGGGATCAGATTTTGTATTTATTAATGTTTGCGGGAATTCTACTTTCTCTTTCAAGTAAAATTTATTTGAAAAAGGAAAATTCATAATGAATATCATTTTAAATATTATCAAAAAAGAATTCTCTCAATTTAAACGCGATCCAAAAATGTTTGGAATTGTTTTAGTTGCACCAATTATCCAGCTTATATTTTTAGGATATGCCGCAACTATGGATGTAAACAATGTTCATATTTTGTTTTTAGATAAAGATAAAACTGAAGAAAGCCGCAATTTTATTGAGCGATTTGAAAGTTCCGGATTTTTTTCAATCGACTATTACGCAGAAAATTATGAGGAACTAACTGAACAAGTTAACAAAGCAAAAGTTCTTGTGGGATTTGTTATTCCCAATAATTTTTCTAAAAACATTAATAGAAATGAAACCGTAAAACTTCAAGCAATATTTGATGGTTCCGATGGAAATACAGCTTCAATTGCTGCGGGATATATAACAAAAATAATTTCCGAATATTCTCAAAATATTATAATGGATTACAGAGAAAAAAAAGGAATGAAAGTTTTACCGGTTGGACAAATTTCCGCAGAAGTTAGAACTTGGTATAATCCTTATTTGAAAACAAGATATTTTATGGTCCCGGCTATTGTTGGATTACTATTAAGTATAATTACATTAATTTTAACATCGCTTGCGGTTGTTAAGGAAAAAGAAATTGGAACTCTTGAACAAATAATTGTTACTCCAATAAAACCTTATCAATTAATTATCGGAAAACTTGTACCATTTACAATAATGGGATTTATTTCAGTAATCCTTGTTATTACAATGATGAATATTTTGTTTGGAATTCCGGTTAGAGGAAGTGTAACTTTTTTGCTTGTTGCATCATTCTTTTATATTCTTTCCACTTTGGGTTTGGGACTTTTTGTATCAACAATTTCAAAAACTCAACAGCAAGCTATGATGATAGCAATATTTGGAATAATGATGCCCATGGTTTATCTTTCCGGATTTGCATTTCCAATTGAAAACATGCCTAAAATTTTGCAATACATTAGTTATTTAATTCCTCTAAGATATTTTATTACAATTCTTCGCGGCGTTGTTTTAAAAGGAATTGGAATAGCCGACCTTTGGCAAGAAACTGCAATTTTATTTTTAATGGGAATTTTAATTTTGCTCTTGAGTTCTCTACGATTCAGAAAAAGATTGGATTAGAAGTAAATGAAAAGTTAAAAATCAAAATTTGCCGAATATCATTTTAAATACTATAACAAATCCACAAATTTCAACTAACCTTTAAATATTCTCTTATTTATTAAAATATATTCTGTGATTAATTAAGATTACCAATATCTTTAGAGTCATAATTTAGTTTGGAAAAACTTTGCAGTTTCTAACTCAAAGAAAAATATTATTTTTTTGGCTTCCACTTGCAGCAACTTGGCTTATGATGTCGTTGGAAGGTCCATTTCTTGCCGCAATAATTGCAAGACTAGTTGCTCCCAAATATAATTTAGCAGCTTATGGAGTTGCATTTTCATTCGCATTAATTATCGAAGCTCCGGTAATTATGATGATGAGTGCTTCCACTGCATTGGTTAAAGACTTTGCATCATTTAAAAAATTAAGAAATTTTAATTTCTTTGTAAGCGGAATAATTACAATTTTCATGTTGATAATTTTAATTCCTTCATTTTTTAATTTTATCGCAATTGATTTAATTTCTCTTGATTCTGAAGTTGCCAAATTAACATACAAAGCATTTTTTATTTTATTGCCTTGGCCCGGAGCAATTGGTTATCGCCGATTTTACCAAGGAATAATGATTAGAAATAATCTCACAAAACGAGTTGCTTTCGGCACCGTTATAAGATTGATGATGATGTCTTTATCGGCAATATTGTTATATAATTTTACAAATTTGGAAGGCGCAATTGTCGGAACTTTTTCGCTATCCGTTGCAGTTGTTTCCGAAGCAATTGCTAGCAGATTTATGTCGAATAATATTTTAGTAAAAATTAAAAATGACAATTTTATTTCCGAAGAAAAATTATCATACAAAGGAATATTTAATTTTTATTATCCACTTGCGTTAACATCTTTTATTGGATTGGGTGTTCATCCGATGGTTACATTTTTTATTGGTCAAAGTCGAATGTCTTTGGAATCTCTCGCAGTTCTTCCCGTAATAAATTCTTTGGTGTTCATTTTCAGAAGTTTAGGATTATCTTATCAAGAAGTTGTAATTGCTTTAATTGGAGAAAAAGGTGAACACTATTCATCAATAATTATTTTTGCAAAAAAGTTAGCATTCTTTTTAGCGCTTGGATTAATTACAATTTCAATAACTCCTATTTCTCAATTTTGGTTTAGCACAATCTCCGGTTTATCAAATGATCTCACAGCATTTACAAAAATTCCAACAATAATTATTTCAATAATGCCGGCTTTTACTGTTTTTATAACTTTGCAGCGTGCACTACTGGTTGCTTCTAAAAATACAACACCTATTACATTTGCAACAATTATTGAAGTTACAATAATAATTGTCACACTTTTTGTTTCAATAAAAATATTTGATTTAACCGGAATTACATCTTCAATGATAGCTTTTATAGTTGGACGAATTTGTGCGGTAATTTTTCTTCATTTTCCTTATAAAAATATTGTTAACAAATTTTCAATGAAAGTTTAATTTACGAAATGCTAATCCATTAGTATTTAATATAAAGATACTTTCTTTTCAAAAGATAGCATCTTATTAAAGTTATGAATTAATTACCAATTTAAAACCTATTCCGTGAACATTAACAATTTCTAATGATTCATCTTCCTTTAGATAATTTCTCAATTTTGTAATGTAAACATCCATACTGCGAGAAGTAAAATAATTATCATTTCTCCAAATTAACGGGAGTGCTCTTTCCCTTTCCACAGTTTGATTAACATTTTCACAAAGTAATTTTAATAGTTCATTTTCTTTTGAAGTTAGAGAAACTGAATTACTTTTTAAACTCAATAATCTCTTTTGATAATCAAATAAGTATTTTCCTATTTGATAAACTTCATCAGTATTTGACAAATTTATTGATCTTCTTAACACTGCATTAATTCTTAAAATTAATTCTTCAGTATTAAACGGTTTTGTAATATAATCATCTGCTCCAATATTGAAGCCTTCAATTTTATCTTTCAACATTGATTTTGCAGTTAAAAATATTACCGGAATATTTTTATTTATTGCTCTAATTTCTTTTGCGAGTGTAAATCCATCTTTTCTCGGCATCATAACATCTAAAATGCATAAGTTAAATTTGATTTTCTTAAATGCTTCAATACCCTCTTCACCATTTTTGTAAAGTTCAACTTCATATTTTTTTAGTGATAAATATTCACTCAAAATATTTCCCAAGTTTATATCGTCTTCAACTAATAATATTTTATACTTTTTCATCAATTTATTTTTGGCAAATTAATTATAAATTTGGATCCCTTATTTTTTTCACTTTCAAGAATTATTTTTCCTAAATGAGCTTCAATTATTTTTTTTACTGTGCTTAGTCCAATTCCATTACCTTTTACGTCGTGAATATTTCCGGTAGGAATTCTATAAAAAGTATCAAAAATTTTATTATGATATTTTTTATCAATCCCAATTCCATTATCCTCAATTACAATTTCAAAAGTTGAATTGCTGTTCATTGTAGAAATTTTAATTTCGGGATTTCCAACATTATATTTTATTGCATTATCAATTAAGTTGCTTATTGCGTTTGTGATTTGAAGTTTATCAACTGATAAATTTGTATCGGTTGCCTTTAAATCATAAATAATTTTTCCAAATTTTTTGTCAATTGGTAATTCATATTTTTCACTAACTTCAAAAATTATTTTGTGAATATCTTCATTTGTTTTGTTTAGTTCAAACTTGCTGTTTTCCAATTCTGCGGATGATAAAATTGTTTCCACCATATTTGTTAGTCGCTGCGATTCATTTTTAATTATTGCAGAATATTTTTTTGTATCAATATCCGGTTCTTCATTTATTACATCAGCCGCCAAGCTAATTGTG
The nucleotide sequence above comes from Ignavibacteriota bacterium. Encoded proteins:
- a CDS encoding ABC transporter permease, translating into MNIILNIIKKEFSQFKRDPKMFGIVLVAPIIQLIFLGYAATMDVNNVHILFLDKDKTEESRNFIERFESSGFFSIDYYAENYEELTEQVNKAKVLVGFVIPNNFSKNINRNETVKLQAIFDGSDGNTASIAAGYITKIISEYSQNIIMDYREKKGMKVLPVGQISAEVRTWYNPYLKTRYFMVPAIVGLLLSIITLILTSLAVVKEKEIGTLEQIIVTPIKPYQLIIGKLVPFTIMGFISVILVITMMNILFGIPVRGSVTFLLVASFFYILSTLGLGLFVSTISKTQQQAMMIAIFGIMMPMVYLSGFAFPIENMPKILQYISYLIPLRYFITILRGVVLKGIGIADLWQETAILFLMGILILLLSSLRFRKRLD
- a CDS encoding response regulator transcription factor, which codes for MMKKYKILLVEDDINLGNILSEYLSLKKYEVELYKNGEEGIEAFKKIKFNLCILDVMMPRKDGFTLAKEIRAINKNIPVIFLTAKSMLKDKIEGFNIGADDYITKPFNTEELILRINAVLRRSINLSNTDEVYQIGKYLFDYQKRLLSLKSNSVSLTSKENELLKLLCENVNQTVERERALPLIWRNDNYFTSRSMDVYITKLRNYLKEDESLEIVNVHGIGFKLVINS
- a CDS encoding ABC transporter permease; amino-acid sequence: MLSILLLFPIFLLVVFGYAVNFDVKNIKLAVYDQNNTELSREFYNSLISSNYFQISHFINSDNEVKDVLDKKIAQCVLIIPKNFSQKFYSKENVKVQFLTDGVDGNTATIIQNYVNGATANFNSQKTNYILSQKGLKSYMPFDFHPIFWFNKDLQTTRFLIPGLIAMILVIVAVVSVSLSLVREKERGTIEQINVSPINIIELLLGKTFPYIIVALFNAVFILIFGYLLFNVEIKGNYFLLAFTTIIFLFTSTSIGIFISTISDSQQIAFTIATMVSLLPSVILSGFIFPIESMPPFIQIITNITPAKFFIQILRAIILRGVGIEAIWDQILYLLMFAGILLSLSSKIYLKKENS